A genome region from Paralichthys olivaceus isolate ysfri-2021 chromosome 6, ASM2471397v2, whole genome shotgun sequence includes the following:
- the commd7 gene encoding COMM domain-containing protein 7 encodes MRLHFTKDVLPETVSSDFQNLNKLNEQQFQRLIEILFQFLLEPKETERFMQQLTEFAGEQGMSAGPLRNLMKSVLLVPQGALKKNLAAELITEDLVTLGLSEDKASHFSQQWAEHYAALSRQAVGQTLMVNQLVDMEWKFGVTVGTSEIQKVGNIFLQLKLVVRKGTSTENVYMELTLPQFYNFLHEMERAKASMECFS; translated from the exons ATGAGGCTTCACTTCACTAAAGATGTTTTACCGGAAACTGTGAGCAGCGACTTCCAGAACCTGAACAAGCTCAACGAGCAG cagtTTCAGCGTCTGATTGAAATTCTGTTCCAGTTTCTCCTCGAGCCTaaagag acggAGAGGTTCATGCAGCAGCTCACTGAGTTTGCGGGGGAGCAGGGGATGAGTGCTGGTCCTCTGAGGAACCTGATGAAGAGTGTCCTCCTGGTGCCACAGG GAGCCCTGAAGAAGAACCTGGCCGCCGAGCTGATCACAGAAGACCTCGTCACGTTAG GACTGAGCGAGGACAAGGCGTCTCACTTCTCACAACAG TGGGCGGAGCACTATGCGGCGCTGTCCCGACAGGCTGTCGGTCAGACGCTGATGGTCAACCAGCTGGTCGACATGGAGTGGAAGTTTGGAG TGACTGTTGGCACCAGTGAGATCCAGAAAGTGGGGAACATCTTTCTGCAG TTGAAGCTCGTGGTCAGAAAGGGGACTTCCACTGAAAACGTCTACatgg AGCTGACGCTCCCTCAGTTTTACAACTTCCTACACGAGATGGAGAGAGCCAAGGCCAGCATGGAGTGTttcagctga